Within the Streptomyces sp. NBC_00353 genome, the region GGAGATCCTTTCGCGGATCAGCGCCCGCACCCATGAGTTCGGCCACGCCGTGATGCACACGAGCGGGCAGGCCTTCATGATGGCGTTCCAGGCGGGCGGCCCGCACGCTCAGGACCGCGGCCTGGAAGCGGTGACGTATGCGTACGAGGAGCAGATCCGCACCCCGCGGACCGCGGACTGGTCCAAGCCCCAGGGCAAGCGCGACCCGCTCCAGCTGCACAAGTCGTTCATCGCGGCGGGCCGCGGCATCGCGCTGCTGATCGGCTGCAACACGTTCCCCACATGGAACGGCTATCCCGGCCTCTTCGCCTCCCTCGCCACCGGTAATCCCGTCCTGGTGAAGCCGCATCCGCGCGCCGTGCTTCCCCTGGCGCTCACGGTGCAGGTGGCCCGCGACGTGCTGAGTGAGGCGGGCTTCGACCCCAATCTGGTCTGTCTGGCCGCCGAGCGGCCGGGCGAGGGCATCGCCAAGACCCTGGCGGTCCGGCTCGAGATCAGGATCATCGACTACACCGGATCCACCGCCTTCGGCGACTGGCTGGAGGCCAACGCCCGCCAGGCCCAGGTCTACACGGAGAAGGCCGGGGTCAACACGATCGTCGTCGACTCCACCGATGACTACCGGGGCATGCTGGCCAATCTGGCCTTCTCCCTCTCCCTGTACAGCGGCCAGATGTGCACCACCCCGCAGAACCTGCTGATCCCCCGCGACGGCATCACGACGGACGCCGGCGACAAGACGTACGACGAGGTGGTCGGTGACATCGCCGCCTCGGTCACCGGTCTGCTCGGAGACGACGCCCGGGCCAACGCACTGCTCGGTGCGCTGGTCAACCCGGAGGTGAAGGCCCGGCTGGAGGCGGCGGCCGGACTGGGCGAAATCGCCCTGGCGTCGCGTGAGGTGGCCAACCCGGAGTTCCCGGACGCGGTGGTCCGCACCCCGCTCGTCGTCAAGCTCGACGGCACCAAGCCGGACGACGAGGCGGCCTATCTCGCGGAGTGCTTCGGACCGGTCGCTTTCGCGGTCGCGGTCGACTCGACGGCGGACGCGGTGGAGCTGCTGCGCCGCACGATCCGCGACAAGGGCGCGATGACGGTCGGTGCGTACACGACCTCGCCGGAGGTGGAGCGCGCGGTGGAGGACGTCTGCCTGGACGAGTCGGCCCAGCTCTCGCTGAACCTGACGGGCGGGGTGTACGTCAACCAGACGGCGGCCTTCTCCGACTTCCACGGCTCGGGCGGCAACCCTGCGGCGAACGCCGCACTGTGCGACGGAGCATTCGTATCGAACCGCTTCCGCATGGTGGAGGTCCGCCGCCAGGCCTAGCAAGGGCCCGTGTGTCAGTCCTTCCGGCGCCGGGGGGCGCAGGAGCAGGAGCCAGGGGGCAGGCAGAACCCCCTGGCTCCGGTGTGCCGCCCCCCTCAGACCCCGGCCTCCGGAATGTCGGCGTACCGCTGCACCCACGCATGCATGGCGATGGCCGCCGCAGCCCCCGCATTGATCGACCGCGTCGAGCCGAACTGCGCGATCGAGCAGACCATCGCCGCGTGCTTGCGGGCCTCTTCCGTAAGCCCCGGCCCTTCCTGCCCGAAGAGCAGCACACACCGGCGCGGCAGCTCGGTCCGCTCCAGCGGCACCGCCCCCGGCAGATTGTCGATCCCGATGATCGGCAGCCCCTCCGCCGCCGCCCAGGCGGTCAGATCGGCCGTGTCGGGATGGTGCCGCACATGCTGGTACCGGTCGGTGACCATCGCACCGCGCCGGTTCCAGCGCCGCCGGCCCACGATGTGGATCTCCTTGGCGAGGAAAGCGTTCGCGGTGCGCACCACCGACCCGATATTGAAGTCGTGGCCCCAGTTCTCCACCGCCACATGGAAGTCATGTCGTCGCAGATCCAGATCGGCGACGATCGCCTCCCGCGTCCAGTAGCGGTACTCGTCGCCGACATTGCGCCGGTCGCCGTGGGCGAGCAGCTCCGGGTCGTACCGCTCGCCCTCGGGCCAGGGCAGCGCATGCGGCCCGACACCGATCTCCGCCCCGAACCCGTCGTCGTACTGCATCGGTTCCACGGGCGGCTCACCCGCGGCGAGGGCTGCGTTCGACGGATCCTCGCTGCTGGGACTGCTGCTACTGCTGGTACGGCCGGTGCTGCCGGTATCGCTGCTCACCCGACGAGCGTATGGCCACCGCTTCCGCTGTGCTGCGGGGCCTCCTCCTCGCCGCTGCGCCGCTGCTCGGGCACTCGGTCCGCGCGCGAGAACAGCAGCTGCCGCCCGAGCGTCACCCGGCCGCCCAGCCAGACCAGGAAGACCGTGGGCAGGAAGACGGAGTCTGCGGCGATCATCGCCATCGAGAAGAAGGGCAGACCCAGCAGCAGGGCGATGCCGGCGTGCTCGCACATCATGGCGACGAGCAGGACGTTCTTGACGCGCCGGTTGAAGAGGGTGAAGGGGAAGGCGACCTGCACGATGACCGTGCCGTACGTCAGGATCATGACCATCACACCGCTGGACGCGAGGATGTCGGACAGTGCGGGCCAAGGCGTGAAGTAGTCGAGCTTGAGCGGGTAGTACAGCGCCGTGCCGTCCTGCCACCGCGAACCCTGGATCTTGTACCAACCCGCTGTCGCGTAGATCAGACAGACTTCGGCCATGATCACGACGAGCGTGGCGTTGTGGACGAGGTTGGCGATGACATCGAGCAGAGTGCGCGGCTCGCTCTGCGGTGCGTAGCGGTTCACGGCCCACCAGGCCCCGTGGCCGATCCATATCACCCAGAAAAGGGCCGGCAGCCACCAGGTGCCGCCGAAGCCGTCGGCCACCGAGCCCGCCACGAGAGCCAGGCCGAGCACCACCCAGAGGACCGCCCCGGCCACATTCCGCACCGGCCGACCGGCGCCCGTCCCTTCAGGGGGCGCTTCCCGCGCCACCCGCGCCGCTCGCCGCGCGTCCAACGACCAGACCTGCCCGCAGCGCGTCAGCACCAGATAGATCGCCATCAGATGGATGACGTTGTCGCCACCGTCGCCCAAGAAAATGCTGCGGTTCTGCAGCGAGAGCACACCGACCATGAAGAGAACGGACATCGCACGGGTGTGCCAGCCGAGCATCAGCAGTGCGGCGGACAGCAGGGCGACCGCATAGACGATCTCGAACCAGACCGTGCTGTCCGACCACAGGAGCGCAGAGAAGGCTTCGTTGCCCGATATGAGCTGCTTCGCCATGCCCCAGCTCCACGGGGAGTCGGGGCCGTACATCTCGTGGCGGTGCGGCAGCTCGCGCAGCAGGAACAGCAGATACGTGACGGAGAAACCAATCCGTATGACAGCGCTCTGGTACGGGCCGAGGGCCGAGGACGTGATGCGCTGGACACCGCGTGCCAGTGGGGAAGGCGTGCTCACTTGTCCGCCTCCTTGGCGCTCTCGGGAAGGTCGGCGGGGGTGACGGTCCACCACGGCAGCACCCGGTAGTTCGGCCTGGTACTGATTTTCTCCGTACTCCACGGCGGCGCCGCGACGGAGCGCACTTCGGAGCGGACCTGGATGCGCTCGACGGTGCCGCCGTAGTCGTGCTCACTCAGGCGGAGCATCACGATGCGGCGGATGTAGCGCTCGGCGAGTTCGCCGCGCAGGCCGTTCGGACGGTTCTCGGTGTCGTGGGAGTTGAGGTAGAAGTCCCAGCCACGGCGGAGCTCGTTCTGATGGACGTGGCTGGGGAGGAGATTGCCGCGTATCGCCTTGCCGTCCTCGCCGGAGAGGCTCATCCAGGGAGTCGTGCGGCGTCCGTCGGCGCCGGCTATCTCGGCCCGGACGTGCACGCCGACGTTCTGCTGGAGCGGATTGGGCGCGAAGAGCTTCCAGTTCTGTTCGAACTCGGGATAGACCCAGTCGTCGACCACTTTGCCGTGCTGCTTGGTCAGGGTGTTGGACGGTGCGACGTGCAGAAACACCATGGCCAGGTGAGTGCAGGCAATCAGCCCGATGATCGACAGCGCGACTGCGGCACCGATCTGGTACGGAAGAGACAGGCCGGAAATGCCGGCACGGAGCCGCGCGGGCGCTGCGGCGGAACCGGCGTCCCGGCCGGCGTCGAACGGTGCGTCCTCGCGCTGCTCCGCCTCTGACCCGACGCTTCCGTTCCCGCCTCCGACACCCCTGTCGTCGTACGAATCCATCCCGCCCCGATCCCCGTCGATCCCCGGTCAGTTATCCACAGGGTTGACACCCTACGGGCCGCCGACTCACCATTGAAGTCAATGAACCGAACGATCGGTCGGTAGGGAGCCCGGGATGGCGGCAGTGACTGCGGACCAGACGACGCAGGCGAAGGCGCAAGGGACGGTGCAGGCGACAGCAGGCGGCCCCGACGGGGCTGACGGTGCCCAGCTGGCCGCGTTCGACGCCGCGGTGGCAGCCGAGGAGCGCATCGAGCCGCGTGACTGGATGCCGGACGCCTACCGGGCCTCGCTGGTCAGGCAAATGGCCCAGCATGCCCACTCCGAAATCATCGGCATGCAGCCCGAGGCAAACTGGATCAGCCGCGCCCCCTCACTGCGCCGCAAGGCGATCCTGATGGCCAAGGTGCAGGACGAGGCAGGACACGGGCTCTATCTCTACAGCGCGGCGGAGACCCTCGGGACGAGCCGCGAAGAGCTGCTCGACAAGCTCCACGCGGGCCGCCAGAGGTATTCGTCGATCTTCAATTACCCCACGCTGACCTGGGCTGATGTCGGCGCGATCGGCTGGCTGGTGGACGGCGCCGCGATCACCAACCAGGTGCCGCTGTGCCGCTGCTCGTACGGTCCGTACGCCCGGGCCATGGTCCGCATCTGCAAGGAGGAGTCCTTCCACCAGCGCCAGGGGTACGAGCTGCTGCTCACTCTCGGCCGCGGCACTCCGGCGCAGCGTGAGATGGCCCAGGACGCGGTGAACCGCTGGTGGTGGCCGTCCCTGATGATGTTCGGTCCGCCGGACGACGCGTCGGCGCACTCGGTGCAGTCGATGACCTGGAAGATCAAGCGGCACTCGAACGACGAGCTGCGGCAGCGGTTCGTCGACATCTGCGTTCCGCAGGCCGAGGCGCTGGGGCTCGCCCTCCCGGACCCGGACCTCCGGTGGAACGAGGAGCGTGGACACCACGACTTCGGGTCGATCGACTGGACGGAGTTCCAGGAGGTCCTGAAGGGCAACGGCCCGTGCAACGAACAGCGCCTCACCCAGCGGCGCCGGGCGCACGAAGAGGGCGCCTGGGTACGGGACGCGGCGGCTGCGTACGCCGTGAAGCACCACGCAGAGAAGCACACCACACAGACACCGACCGCGGAGGCGACAGCATGAGCAGCTCGACGGACTGGCCGCTGTGGGAGGTGTTCGTGCGGTCGCGGCGCGGCCTCTCCCACACCCACGCGGGCAGCCTGCACGCCCCGGACGCCGAGATGGCCCTGCGCAACGCCCGCGATCTGTACACGCGCCGCTCCGAGGGCGTCTCCATCTGGGTGGTGCCGTCCACCGAGATCACGGCCTCCTCGCCGGACGAGAAGGACTCGTTCTTCGAGCCGGCCGGCGACAAGCCCTACCGGCACCCGACCTTCTACGAGATCCCGGAAGGGGTGAAGCACCTGTGACCGCGGCCCTCGCCCTCGGCGACGACGCGCTGGTGCTGTCGCACCGGCTGGGGGAGTGGGCGGGCCATGCGCCCGTGCTGGAGGAGGAGGTGGCCCTCGCCAACATCGCCCTGGATCTGCTGGGGCAGGCGCGGGTGCTGCTCTCGCTCGCCGGGGACGAGGACGAGCTGGCGTTTCTGCGCGAGGAGCGGGCATTCCGCAACGTCCAGCTGGTCGAGCAGCCCAACGGCGACTTCGCCCACACCATCGCCCGTCAGCTCTACTTCTCCGTCTATCAGCGGGGGCTGTACGAGCAGTTGGCAGCCGGTGAGGGAGAGTTCGCCGGGCTGGCGGCGAAGGCCGTCAAGGAGGTCGCCTACCACCAGGACCACGCCGAGCACTGGACGCTGCGGCTCGGCGACGGTACGGCGGAGAGTCACCAGCGGATGCAGCGCGGGGTCGACACCCTGTGGCGGTTCACCGGTGAGCTGTTCCAGCCGGTCGAGGGCGTGGACATCGACTGGCAGTCGCTGCAGAACAGCTGGCTGGCGACCGTCACCGGCGTGCTGGAGCAGGCAACGCTGACCGTACCGGCCGGCCCGCAGTCCGGGGCCTGGACAGCCGGGGCGGGACGGCAGGGCATCCACACGGAACCCTTCGGCCGGATGCTCGCCGAGATGCAGCATCTGCACCGCAGCCACCCGGGAGCGTCATGGTGACCGGAACGCTGCTCGAGGAAGAGGTACGCAGGCTCGCCGGGTCCGTGCCCGACCCCGAGCTGCCCGTCCTGACCCTGGAGGAGCTGGGCGTGCTCCGCGGGGTGGAGGTGCTCGCCCCCGGCAAGGTCACGGTCCGCCTCACCCCGACGTACACCGGCTGCCCGGCGATCGAGGCCATGTCCGCCGATATCGAGCAGGTCCTGCACGACCACGGGATACCGGAGGTCTCCGTGGTCACCGTCCTCGCACCGGCCTGGTCGACGGACGACATCAGCGCGGAAGGGCGGCGCAAGCTCGCCGAGTTCGGCATAGCGCCGCCGCGCCCGCATGACGCGGCCGGCCCGTCCGGCGGGCCGGTGCCGCTCACCCTGTCCGTACGCTGCCCGCACTGCGGCTCCACGGACACGGAGCTGCTGAGCCGGTTCTCCTCCACCGCCTGCAAGGCACTGCGCCGCTGCGTGAGC harbors:
- the paaA gene encoding 1,2-phenylacetyl-CoA epoxidase subunit PaaA, with the protein product MAAVTADQTTQAKAQGTVQATAGGPDGADGAQLAAFDAAVAAEERIEPRDWMPDAYRASLVRQMAQHAHSEIIGMQPEANWISRAPSLRRKAILMAKVQDEAGHGLYLYSAAETLGTSREELLDKLHAGRQRYSSIFNYPTLTWADVGAIGWLVDGAAITNQVPLCRCSYGPYARAMVRICKEESFHQRQGYELLLTLGRGTPAQREMAQDAVNRWWWPSLMMFGPPDDASAHSVQSMTWKIKRHSNDELRQRFVDICVPQAEALGLALPDPDLRWNEERGHHDFGSIDWTEFQEVLKGNGPCNEQRLTQRRRAHEEGAWVRDAAAAYAVKHHAEKHTTQTPTAEATA
- the paaD gene encoding 1,2-phenylacetyl-CoA epoxidase subunit PaaD; protein product: MVTGTLLEEEVRRLAGSVPDPELPVLTLEELGVLRGVEVLAPGKVTVRLTPTYTGCPAIEAMSADIEQVLHDHGIPEVSVVTVLAPAWSTDDISAEGRRKLAEFGIAPPRPHDAAGPSGGPVPLTLSVRCPHCGSTDTELLSRFSSTACKALRRCVSCREPFDHFKEL
- the paaN gene encoding phenylacetic acid degradation protein PaaN; translated protein: MAAELSPQLLSEKHRPTLDQALDAIRTRAYWSPHPEHPKAYGDGGAPGSLSAAEGKAAFDAVLHTRLDLGQPGTDGWTGGEVSPYGPELGVEYPHADLDVLLPAMRAGMAAWREAGPETRALVCLEILSRISARTHEFGHAVMHTSGQAFMMAFQAGGPHAQDRGLEAVTYAYEEQIRTPRTADWSKPQGKRDPLQLHKSFIAAGRGIALLIGCNTFPTWNGYPGLFASLATGNPVLVKPHPRAVLPLALTVQVARDVLSEAGFDPNLVCLAAERPGEGIAKTLAVRLEIRIIDYTGSTAFGDWLEANARQAQVYTEKAGVNTIVVDSTDDYRGMLANLAFSLSLYSGQMCTTPQNLLIPRDGITTDAGDKTYDEVVGDIAASVTGLLGDDARANALLGALVNPEVKARLEAAAGLGEIALASREVANPEFPDAVVRTPLVVKLDGTKPDDEAAYLAECFGPVAFAVAVDSTADAVELLRRTIRDKGAMTVGAYTTSPEVERAVEDVCLDESAQLSLNLTGGVYVNQTAAFSDFHGSGGNPAANAALCDGAFVSNRFRMVEVRRQA
- a CDS encoding TrmH family RNA methyltransferase, whose product is MSSDTGSTGRTSSSSSPSSEDPSNAALAAGEPPVEPMQYDDGFGAEIGVGPHALPWPEGERYDPELLAHGDRRNVGDEYRYWTREAIVADLDLRRHDFHVAVENWGHDFNIGSVVRTANAFLAKEIHIVGRRRWNRRGAMVTDRYQHVRHHPDTADLTAWAAAEGLPIIGIDNLPGAVPLERTELPRRCVLLFGQEGPGLTEEARKHAAMVCSIAQFGSTRSINAGAAAAIAMHAWVQRYADIPEAGV
- a CDS encoding HTTM domain-containing protein; translated protein: MSTPSPLARGVQRITSSALGPYQSAVIRIGFSVTYLLFLLRELPHRHEMYGPDSPWSWGMAKQLISGNEAFSALLWSDSTVWFEIVYAVALLSAALLMLGWHTRAMSVLFMVGVLSLQNRSIFLGDGGDNVIHLMAIYLVLTRCGQVWSLDARRAARVAREAPPEGTGAGRPVRNVAGAVLWVVLGLALVAGSVADGFGGTWWLPALFWVIWIGHGAWWAVNRYAPQSEPRTLLDVIANLVHNATLVVIMAEVCLIYATAGWYKIQGSRWQDGTALYYPLKLDYFTPWPALSDILASSGVMVMILTYGTVIVQVAFPFTLFNRRVKNVLLVAMMCEHAGIALLLGLPFFSMAMIAADSVFLPTVFLVWLGGRVTLGRQLLFSRADRVPEQRRSGEEEAPQHSGSGGHTLVG
- the paaC gene encoding 1,2-phenylacetyl-CoA epoxidase subunit PaaC encodes the protein MTAALALGDDALVLSHRLGEWAGHAPVLEEEVALANIALDLLGQARVLLSLAGDEDELAFLREERAFRNVQLVEQPNGDFAHTIARQLYFSVYQRGLYEQLAAGEGEFAGLAAKAVKEVAYHQDHAEHWTLRLGDGTAESHQRMQRGVDTLWRFTGELFQPVEGVDIDWQSLQNSWLATVTGVLEQATLTVPAGPQSGAWTAGAGRQGIHTEPFGRMLAEMQHLHRSHPGASW
- a CDS encoding DUF5819 family protein, encoding MDSYDDRGVGGGNGSVGSEAEQREDAPFDAGRDAGSAAAPARLRAGISGLSLPYQIGAAVALSIIGLIACTHLAMVFLHVAPSNTLTKQHGKVVDDWVYPEFEQNWKLFAPNPLQQNVGVHVRAEIAGADGRRTTPWMSLSGEDGKAIRGNLLPSHVHQNELRRGWDFYLNSHDTENRPNGLRGELAERYIRRIVMLRLSEHDYGGTVERIQVRSEVRSVAAPPWSTEKISTRPNYRVLPWWTVTPADLPESAKEADK
- the paaB gene encoding 1,2-phenylacetyl-CoA epoxidase subunit PaaB — translated: MSSSTDWPLWEVFVRSRRGLSHTHAGSLHAPDAEMALRNARDLYTRRSEGVSIWVVPSTEITASSPDEKDSFFEPAGDKPYRHPTFYEIPEGVKHL